One region of Bradyrhizobium betae genomic DNA includes:
- a CDS encoding AAA family ATPase: MISYARQTQEEQPDAPPPVEEHIAPAPRVSVQAFCETVETAAAVQSAGEDRRLGKAHLKIQMGGMAAAIEAYRSAPTPNVIVLESDGRNDLLSGLDHLATVCDAGTRVVVIGRINDVTLYRELVRRGVSDYVLAPVGAIDVVRSICNLFSAPEAKAVGRIIAVVGAKGGVGASTISHNVAWAIARDLAMDAVVADLDLAFGTAGLDYNQDPPQGIADAVFSPDRVDTAFIDRLLSKCTDHLSLLAAPATLDRVYDFGTDAFDAVFDTLRSTMPCIVLDVPHQWSGWTKRALIGADDILIVAAPDLANLRNTKNLFDLLKASRPNDRPPLYCLNQVGVPKRPEIAAAEFAKAIESQPVVSIPFEPQIFGSAANNGQMIAEISANHKSIEMFLQIAQRLTGRSETKKQKSSLLSPLIDKLRGK, encoded by the coding sequence CCGGTCGAGGAACATATTGCGCCCGCGCCGCGCGTGTCGGTCCAGGCGTTCTGCGAGACCGTGGAGACAGCAGCCGCAGTGCAGTCGGCCGGCGAGGACCGCCGCCTCGGCAAGGCCCATCTGAAGATCCAGATGGGCGGCATGGCGGCCGCGATCGAAGCCTACCGCTCGGCTCCCACGCCGAACGTGATCGTGCTCGAGAGCGATGGCCGCAACGACCTCTTGAGCGGGCTCGACCATCTCGCCACGGTCTGCGACGCCGGCACCCGCGTAGTCGTGATCGGCCGCATCAACGACGTCACGCTCTATCGCGAGCTGGTGCGCCGCGGCGTCAGCGACTATGTGCTCGCGCCGGTCGGCGCGATCGACGTGGTGCGCTCGATCTGCAACCTGTTCTCCGCGCCGGAAGCCAAGGCAGTCGGCCGTATCATCGCAGTGGTCGGCGCCAAGGGCGGCGTCGGCGCGTCCACCATCTCCCACAACGTCGCCTGGGCGATCGCGCGCGATCTCGCGATGGACGCGGTCGTTGCCGATCTCGACCTTGCCTTCGGCACCGCCGGGCTCGACTACAACCAGGACCCGCCGCAAGGTATTGCGGACGCCGTGTTCTCGCCGGATCGGGTCGATACCGCCTTCATCGACCGCCTGCTGTCGAAATGCACCGATCATCTCAGCCTGTTGGCGGCGCCCGCGACGCTCGACCGGGTGTATGATTTCGGCACCGACGCCTTCGACGCCGTGTTCGACACGTTGCGCTCCACCATGCCCTGCATCGTGCTCGATGTTCCGCACCAATGGTCGGGCTGGACCAAGCGCGCCCTGATCGGGGCGGACGACATCCTGATCGTGGCGGCGCCCGACCTCGCCAATTTGCGCAACACCAAGAACCTGTTCGACCTCCTGAAGGCCTCTCGGCCCAACGACCGGCCGCCGCTCTACTGCCTGAACCAGGTCGGCGTCCCGAAACGGCCCGAAATCGCCGCCGCGGAGTTTGCCAAGGCGATCGAGAGCCAGCCGGTCGTCTCGATCCCGTTCGAGCCGCAGATATTCGGCTCGGCCGCCAACAACGGCCAGATGATCGCGGAGATCTCGGCCAACCACAAATCGATCGAGATGTTCCTTCAGATCGCCCAGCGCCTGACCGGCCGCAGCGAGACGAAGAAGCAAAAGTCGTCCCTGCTTTCACCCCTGATTGACAAGTTGCGGGGAAAATAA